In Hyphomicrobium denitrificans ATCC 51888, the DNA window CGGTCGAGAAGGAAGGCGCGCGCTGCATCTTGATCCAGGGCGACGTTTCGAATTCGGATTTCTGCAAGGCGGCGGTCGAGAAAACCGTCGCGGACTTCGGCAAGCTCGATGTGCTCGTCAATAACGCTGCTTTTCAGGAACACACGTCCGACATCATGGATCTCACCGACGAGCATTTCGATCGCACGCTGAAGACCAATCTCTACGGCTATTTCTACATGGCGCGCGCCGCTATCCCGCACATCAAGCCGGGCGGATCGATCGTGATGACCGGCTCTGTCACGGGTATCGAAGGCAGCAAGGAACTGCTCGACTATTCGATGACCAAGGGCGGCATCCATGCGTTTACGCGGTCGCTGTCGTCGCAACTCATCGACAAAGGTATCCGGGTCAATGCCGTGGCGCCGGGACCTGTCTGGACGCCGCTCAATCCAGCGGACCGGCCAGCGGAAGATGTCGCGAAATTTGGCACGACCTCGGCCATGCATCGAGCGGCTCAGCCC includes these proteins:
- a CDS encoding SDR family oxidoreductase, which gives rise to MASKPKQAKETAEEGRRVQAGVDVVDEKSSSSKSESAKAPMQAGVREYPSKFPAQHQRKSGSEELLEPKPMFEAPGYKGSQKLKNMVALITGGDSGIGRAVAVLFAREGADVGICFLEEKDDAAVTKAAVEKEGARCILIQGDVSNSDFCKAAVEKTVADFGKLDVLVNNAAFQEHTSDIMDLTDEHFDRTLKTNLYGYFYMARAAIPHIKPGGSIVMTGSVTGIEGSKELLDYSMTKGGIHAFTRSLSSQLIDKGIRVNAVAPGPVWTPLNPADRPAEDVAKFGTTSAMHRAAQPEEIAPAFVFMAAPCCSSYITGEILPVIGGYGA